The following are encoded in a window of Bacillus xiapuensis genomic DNA:
- a CDS encoding ABC transporter permease translates to MRRNTAWSKAYLVFMFIVLYAPIFYLMFYSFNSGGTMNDFESFTLEWYKELFQDTRLLIIVINTIIVALLSAAISTAIGVLGALAIVYMKKRMIKNMLLSFNNVLIVSPDVIIGASFLILFTMLGIKLGFVSVLLSHIAFSIPIVVIMVLPKLQEMSTSLIDAARDLGASHWEVLSKVILPYISPGVFAGFFLALTYSLDDFAVTFFVTGNGFSTLSVEIYSLARRGISLNINALSTLLFLVTVILVIGYHFIAQRNNRPAGWGARK, encoded by the coding sequence ATGAGAAGAAATACCGCTTGGTCAAAAGCCTATTTAGTTTTTATGTTTATAGTTCTGTATGCGCCGATATTTTATTTAATGTTCTACTCATTTAACAGCGGCGGAACTATGAATGATTTCGAAAGCTTTACTTTGGAGTGGTATAAAGAACTGTTCCAGGATACGCGGTTGCTGATTATTGTTATAAATACTATTATTGTTGCCCTTTTGTCCGCTGCCATCTCCACGGCGATCGGCGTTCTAGGGGCTTTGGCTATTGTCTATATGAAGAAGCGGATGATTAAGAATATGCTGCTGTCCTTTAATAATGTTTTGATTGTTAGCCCGGATGTCATTATCGGGGCATCATTTTTAATTTTATTCACGATGCTGGGGATTAAGCTCGGGTTTGTGTCTGTGCTGCTGTCGCATATTGCATTTTCCATTCCGATCGTTGTGATTATGGTATTGCCAAAGTTGCAGGAAATGAGCACTTCATTGATCGATGCGGCTCGGGATTTAGGCGCCAGTCATTGGGAGGTTCTTTCCAAAGTGATTTTGCCTTATATCTCACCGGGAGTGTTCGCAGGCTTCTTTCTCGCATTGACTTATTCTCTGGATGATTTTGCGGTGACTTTCTTCGTAACAGGCAATGGATTCAGCACCTTATCTGTTGAAATTTATTCGCTTGCCCGCCGGGGAATCTCATTAAATATTAATGCGTTATCCACGTTATTATTTTTGGTAACGGTTATTCTCGTCATCGGCTATCACTTTATTGCTCAACGAAATAACCGCCCTGCTGGATGGGGGGCGAGAAAATGA
- a CDS encoding DMT family transporter, translating into MSWGFLILAGLEEVIATIAMKYVDGTKKKLPIAVMVIGFFFSFYCLSRAMLELPAGVAYAVWTAIGTTGITLVSFFWFKESLNKLQVISLLLIVIGVAGLRFTA; encoded by the coding sequence ATGAGTTGGGGATTTTTAATTTTGGCTGGCTTGGAAGAAGTGATTGCAACTATTGCCATGAAATATGTGGATGGCACGAAGAAGAAGCTTCCTATAGCCGTTATGGTCATTGGATTTTTCTTCTCCTTCTATTGCTTATCACGAGCCATGCTGGAACTCCCGGCCGGTGTAGCCTATGCTGTTTGGACCGCGATTGGCACGACCGGCATTACACTTGTCAGCTTCTTCTGGTTTAAAGAAAGTTTAAACAAGCTTCAAGTTATCTCTTTACTCCTTATTGTAATCGGAGTAGCGGGTTTAAGATTTACAGCCTAA
- a CDS encoding ABC transporter permease, with translation MRTRMHRLYLFPYYLWIAFFVIAPILLVVYYSFFDLDGNFTFGHYEKFLTPVYLKMVASSFWYAFLITAFCLLIAYPAAYIITKSKHKQLLLLLVILPSWINLLLKAYAFLGIFGTYGAANRFLEFIGAEPQQILFTDFSFIFVSVYIFIPFMILPIFNALDKMNPTLIDASRDLGASAWTTFRKVVFPLTLDGVKSGVQAVFIPALSLFMITRLIAGNRVITLGTAIEQHFLVTQDWGMGSAIAVFLIITMVVIMLMTGSRKRGTQ, from the coding sequence ATGAGAACTAGAATGCACCGTCTGTACTTGTTTCCCTATTACCTTTGGATTGCTTTCTTTGTCATTGCTCCCATTCTGTTAGTTGTTTATTATTCTTTCTTTGATCTAGACGGAAACTTCACCTTTGGCCATTACGAGAAATTCTTGACACCCGTTTATTTAAAAATGGTGGCCAGTTCCTTCTGGTATGCTTTTTTAATTACGGCATTTTGCTTGCTGATAGCCTACCCAGCGGCCTACATTATTACGAAATCAAAGCATAAGCAGCTCCTGCTGCTGCTTGTTATTTTGCCGTCATGGATTAATTTGCTGTTAAAGGCGTATGCATTTCTAGGGATTTTCGGTACTTATGGAGCGGCCAATCGTTTCTTAGAATTCATAGGGGCAGAACCGCAGCAAATTCTATTTACCGACTTTAGCTTTATCTTTGTGTCTGTATATATTTTTATTCCGTTTATGATATTGCCGATCTTTAATGCGTTGGATAAAATGAATCCAACCTTGATCGACGCCTCGCGCGATCTTGGGGCTTCTGCCTGGACCACATTTCGCAAGGTGGTGTTTCCGCTGACACTAGACGGAGTGAAATCTGGCGTTCAGGCAGTTTTTATTCCCGCGCTGTCGCTTTTCATGATCACTCGTTTAATTGCAGGAAACCGTGTGATTACCTTGGGAACAGCAATTGAACAGCATTTTCTGGTGACGCAAGATTGGGGAATGGGATCAGCTATTGCTGTCTTTTTAATTATTACGATGGTGGTTATCATGCTGATGACCGGTTCGAGAAAGCGGGGGACACAATAA
- a CDS encoding putrescine aminotransferase encodes MSIHIQNKSKQQVEEYIDNVLALIAKQEVTKEEARWVTEETVNGFREHVNPGFLAYRKTVTEGGQFAAVEWSDEGACFTDINGKKYIDCLGGFGIYNVGHRHPKVVKAVTDQLQRQALHSQDLLDPLRAMLAKILADITPGDLKYAFFTNSGTESVEAALKIAKMASDRSTFIATTRAFHGKSLGSLSGTAKGMFRKPFLPLIPGFRHVPFGDIEMMRKTFESCALVGEDVAGVILEPIQGEGGIIIPPVNYLKEVRELCNEYGAVLIFDEVQTGMGRTGKMFAAELFDVEPDIICLAKAFGGGVMPAGAVVANEKVFKHLFDNPFMHTTTFGGNPLACAAAIATIGVLLEEELPERAAKVGEYFLNGLREAAKGHEDKVFEIRGQGLMIGIEFHQDEIGYEVSKGMFDKGILVAGTLINSKTIRIEPALTISYEEVDTVIKTFQEVLASVSMQ; translated from the coding sequence ATGAGCATTCATATTCAAAACAAAAGCAAACAGCAAGTAGAGGAGTATATTGATAACGTACTGGCATTGATCGCCAAGCAAGAAGTGACGAAAGAAGAAGCCCGCTGGGTCACCGAAGAAACAGTGAATGGCTTTCGGGAACATGTTAATCCGGGTTTTCTTGCCTACCGCAAAACCGTAACGGAAGGAGGTCAATTTGCGGCAGTAGAATGGTCGGATGAAGGCGCCTGCTTTACCGATATTAACGGGAAGAAATACATTGATTGTTTAGGAGGATTTGGCATTTATAACGTTGGACACCGCCATCCTAAAGTCGTCAAAGCAGTGACGGATCAACTCCAGCGCCAAGCGCTGCACAGCCAGGATTTACTTGATCCGCTCCGCGCCATGCTGGCAAAAATTTTGGCGGATATCACACCTGGCGATTTAAAGTATGCTTTCTTTACGAACAGCGGAACGGAGAGTGTGGAGGCTGCCCTGAAGATAGCCAAAATGGCCAGCGACCGTTCCACGTTTATTGCGACCACGCGCGCTTTCCATGGCAAAAGCTTAGGTTCTCTTTCAGGCACGGCGAAAGGAATGTTCCGCAAACCGTTTCTTCCATTAATTCCAGGGTTCCGTCATGTGCCATTTGGAGATATCGAGATGATGAGAAAAACATTTGAATCCTGTGCGCTTGTCGGTGAAGACGTAGCGGGGGTTATTTTGGAGCCGATTCAAGGTGAAGGCGGGATCATCATTCCTCCGGTTAACTACTTGAAGGAAGTCCGGGAGCTCTGTAATGAATACGGGGCCGTGCTTATTTTTGATGAGGTTCAAACAGGCATGGGACGAACAGGAAAAATGTTTGCAGCCGAGCTTTTTGATGTTGAACCGGACATTATTTGCTTGGCTAAAGCATTCGGGGGCGGAGTGATGCCAGCCGGAGCGGTCGTTGCAAATGAAAAAGTCTTTAAGCATTTATTTGATAATCCGTTTATGCACACGACTACATTTGGCGGCAATCCGCTGGCATGTGCGGCAGCCATCGCCACCATTGGCGTATTGCTGGAGGAGGAGCTTCCGGAAAGAGCAGCCAAGGTAGGGGAATACTTCCTGAATGGTTTGAGAGAAGCGGCGAAGGGCCATGAGGATAAAGTGTTCGAAATCCGCGGTCAAGGCTTAATGATCGGGATTGAATTCCATCAAGACGAAATTGGCTATGAAGTGTCCAAGGGCATGTTTGACAAGGGGATTCTGGTAGCTGGAACGCTTATAAATTCCAAAACGATTCGCATTGAGCCAGCCTTAACGATCAGCTATGAAGAAGTGGACACGGTGATTAAGACGTTTCAGGAAGTGTTAGCGTCCGTTTCAATGCAATAG
- a CDS encoding TetR family transcriptional regulator, with protein sequence MTEMIDGKYNQILQAAIQVISEKGLDKTSISDIVKKAGVAQGTFYLYFPSKKALIPAIAENLLNITLNEIKNGTKDKQGFWEILRIIIEETFHLTKTHKEVIILCYSGLAIEHSMEKWEAIYEPYYRWLEDLLAKAVSQQEIVASINIGWTAKMIINLIESAAERFYIAEDASRLNAFKEETFSFLQRSLAKSQRG encoded by the coding sequence ATGACAGAAATGATCGACGGCAAATACAATCAAATTCTTCAAGCAGCGATCCAAGTGATTTCTGAAAAGGGACTGGACAAAACCTCGATTTCGGACATCGTGAAAAAAGCCGGGGTGGCTCAAGGAACCTTCTATCTCTACTTCCCCTCCAAAAAAGCCCTTATTCCTGCGATCGCAGAAAATCTGCTGAACATCACTTTAAATGAAATTAAAAACGGAACGAAAGACAAGCAAGGTTTCTGGGAAATCCTTCGAATTATAATTGAAGAAACCTTTCATTTAACGAAAACTCATAAGGAAGTAATTATCCTTTGTTATTCCGGATTGGCCATCGAGCATTCTATGGAAAAATGGGAGGCGATTTATGAGCCTTATTACCGCTGGCTTGAGGATCTCCTTGCCAAAGCGGTGTCCCAGCAAGAAATCGTGGCATCCATCAATATCGGCTGGACAGCAAAAATGATTATTAATTTAATTGAAAGCGCCGCAGAGAGGTTTTATATTGCCGAAGATGCAAGCAGGCTGAATGCCTTTAAAGAAGAAACCTTTTCTTTTTTACAGCGGTCACTGGCTAAATCGCAGCGCGGTTAG
- a CDS encoding lmo0954 family membrane protein yields the protein MKKVILFCIGGLAALIAATSLAPIIGLAICAVVMYTAWVQIQKTPSIWAKGFWGMAGVIAFIIAIANVPALLGVGALAVLYMVYVKWNEEDQELVQVQKETDDPFINFEREWQQLTK from the coding sequence ATGAAAAAGGTGATACTGTTTTGTATAGGTGGACTAGCTGCCCTAATAGCCGCTACAAGCTTGGCACCGATTATTGGGCTGGCGATTTGTGCGGTGGTTATGTATACCGCTTGGGTTCAAATTCAAAAAACGCCTTCAATATGGGCGAAGGGGTTTTGGGGAATGGCTGGTGTGATCGCTTTTATTATTGCCATCGCCAATGTACCAGCGCTTCTGGGGGTGGGGGCTTTAGCTGTTCTATACATGGTCTATGTGAAATGGAATGAAGAGGATCAAGAGCTAGTGCAAGTCCAGAAAGAAACGGATGATCCATTTATTAATTTTGAAAGAGAATGGCAGCAATTAACGAAGTAA
- a CDS encoding ABC transporter ATP-binding protein, with the protein MRENTIIRFDQVTKQYDHDTVVLDHVSFEIERGKFYTLLGPSGCGKTTILRLIAGFTEASEGDIFFNGKRINHVPANERQVNTVFQDYALFPHLNVYENVAFGLRIKKLNKEVIDQKVKEALRFVNLNGYERREITEMSGGQRQRVAIARAIVNEPEVILLDEPLSALDLKLRTEMQYELRDLQKRLGITFIFVTHDQEEALAMSDEIFVLNEGRIEQSGTPTDIYDEPINRFVADFIGESNIVSGRMRKDFEVEFAGKTFKCVDQGFHPNELVEVVIRPEDLEITSWKQGKIQARVVSQLFRGVHYEMLCCDEEQNEWLVHSTRKARVGDAIGLDFGPEAIHVMRLGETEEEFDRRLESYDEVSHEN; encoded by the coding sequence ATGAGAGAGAATACGATTATTCGCTTTGATCAAGTGACTAAGCAGTATGACCATGATACGGTTGTCCTTGATCATGTGAGCTTTGAAATTGAGCGAGGCAAGTTTTACACACTGCTTGGCCCTTCGGGATGCGGCAAAACGACGATTCTTCGGCTGATTGCCGGGTTTACAGAAGCGTCCGAAGGAGATATTTTCTTTAATGGCAAACGGATCAACCACGTACCTGCGAATGAACGCCAGGTGAATACTGTGTTTCAGGATTATGCGCTGTTTCCTCATCTAAATGTCTATGAAAATGTGGCTTTCGGTTTGCGCATTAAAAAACTAAATAAAGAAGTGATTGATCAAAAGGTTAAGGAAGCGCTTCGCTTTGTCAACCTGAACGGCTATGAACGCAGGGAGATTACCGAAATGTCCGGGGGCCAGCGCCAGCGTGTCGCCATTGCTCGAGCCATCGTGAATGAGCCCGAGGTTATTTTATTAGACGAGCCATTATCTGCTCTTGACTTGAAACTGCGAACAGAAATGCAGTATGAGCTTCGGGACTTGCAGAAGCGGTTAGGGATTACTTTTATTTTCGTTACGCATGATCAAGAGGAGGCTTTGGCGATGTCGGATGAGATCTTTGTTTTAAATGAAGGGAGAATAGAACAAAGCGGGACACCGACAGATATTTATGACGAACCGATCAACCGTTTTGTCGCTGATTTCATCGGGGAATCGAACATCGTGTCAGGAAGGATGAGGAAAGATTTTGAAGTGGAGTTTGCCGGTAAAACCTTTAAATGTGTCGATCAGGGTTTCCATCCAAATGAGCTTGTGGAAGTGGTGATTCGTCCGGAAGATTTAGAAATCACTTCATGGAAGCAAGGGAAAATTCAAGCGCGAGTTGTTTCGCAGCTTTTCCGCGGAGTGCATTATGAAATGCTTTGCTGTGATGAGGAACAAAACGAGTGGCTGGTTCATTCAACGAGAAAGGCAAGAGTCGGCGATGCGATTGGGTTAGACTTTGGTCCTGAAGCCATTCATGTAATGAGACTGGGGGAAACAGAAGAAGAATTTGACAGACGGCTAGAATCTTATGATGAGGTCAGCCATGAGAACTAG
- a CDS encoding DMT family transporter, protein MNWLIVFIAGILEVVWATGLKYADSVMDWILVGSLIAISFVMLIHSYKTIPLAAAYTVFVGIGTVGTYFVGIYLGEPFSIRQLIFLIMLLVGVLGMQIATETKKKSSRGENV, encoded by the coding sequence TTGAATTGGCTTATTGTTTTTATTGCAGGTATTCTTGAAGTCGTTTGGGCTACGGGTCTAAAGTACGCAGATTCCGTCATGGACTGGATTTTGGTCGGCTCTTTGATCGCCATCAGCTTTGTCATGCTGATTCATTCGTACAAAACAATCCCGCTGGCAGCTGCTTACACTGTTTTTGTAGGAATCGGCACAGTCGGCACTTACTTTGTCGGAATTTATTTAGGAGAGCCATTTTCCATCCGTCAGCTGATTTTTCTCATCATGCTGCTAGTAGGGGTTCTGGGCATGCAAATCGCTACAGAAACAAAAAAGAAATCATCCAGAGGTGAAAATGTATGA
- a CDS encoding ABC transporter substrate-binding protein: MNKLIRGLIVVLAMAFLLMYIVSRLNASTGQTEGNILTVYNWGDYIDPELIAQFEKETGMKVIYETFDSNEAMMTKVEQGGTAYDIAIPSEYAIDKMKKNNLLLPVNHRKLPNLKYIDRRFLNLPFDRDNQYSIPYFWGTVGILYNKDLMGGKKITSWADLWDESYKNDIFLMDSAREVMGMGLNTLGYSLNETNKERLMEAKEKLDELTPNIKAIVGDEIRLLMLNGEAKIGVVWSGTASEVMYEKDHLEYVVPKEGSNLWFDNMVIPKTAKNVEGAHKFINFMLDPKVAARNAEYVGYSTPNKKALDYLPKEVVNDRRFYPDDDMTKRLEVYENLGPKMLAYYNELFLEFKMHRK, from the coding sequence ATGAATAAATTGATTCGCGGCCTGATTGTTGTTTTGGCCATGGCCTTTCTGCTTATGTATATCGTTTCCCGGCTGAACGCTTCTACCGGGCAGACGGAAGGCAATATCTTGACGGTGTATAACTGGGGCGATTATATTGACCCGGAATTAATTGCGCAATTTGAGAAAGAAACAGGTATGAAAGTGATTTATGAAACATTTGACTCAAATGAAGCGATGATGACAAAAGTTGAACAGGGCGGAACGGCTTACGATATTGCCATTCCTTCCGAATATGCCATTGATAAAATGAAGAAAAATAATTTGCTTCTTCCTGTTAACCATCGCAAGTTGCCTAATTTAAAGTATATTGACCGGCGTTTTTTGAATCTTCCCTTTGACCGAGACAATCAATATTCCATCCCTTATTTTTGGGGAACCGTCGGCATTCTTTACAATAAGGATTTAATGGGTGGAAAGAAAATCACGAGCTGGGCAGATTTATGGGATGAAAGCTACAAGAATGATATATTTTTAATGGATAGCGCCCGGGAAGTGATGGGCATGGGATTAAACACATTAGGCTATTCCCTGAATGAAACGAATAAAGAGCGCCTGATGGAGGCGAAAGAAAAACTGGATGAATTGACACCAAACATCAAAGCGATTGTTGGTGATGAGATTCGGCTGTTAATGCTGAACGGTGAAGCCAAGATTGGGGTCGTGTGGTCTGGCACCGCCTCTGAGGTCATGTATGAAAAGGATCATTTAGAATATGTTGTGCCAAAGGAGGGTTCTAACCTTTGGTTTGATAATATGGTGATTCCAAAAACAGCGAAAAACGTGGAAGGGGCTCACAAATTCATCAACTTCATGCTGGACCCGAAAGTGGCGGCGCGAAACGCAGAGTATGTCGGTTACTCTACTCCTAATAAAAAAGCATTAGACTACTTGCCCAAAGAAGTGGTCAACGATCGGCGGTTTTATCCGGATGATGATATGACCAAGAGACTTGAAGTCTACGAAAACCTCGGCCCGAAAATGCTGGCTTATTATAACGAATTATTTTTAGAGTTTAAAATGCATCGGAAATAA
- a CDS encoding aldehyde dehydrogenase family protein — protein sequence MLETRKASAVNGQQVLDVKMYINGKWKDASDNQTREVINPATGEVIAYAAEGTIADAREAIFAAREAFESGVWSDLPPMERAAYLYKIADKIEEQAEEMAKLETADNGKPLREAGFDMGDAAACFRYYAGMITQPDGQTYHVADPMQAMVVREPIGVCGLIVPWNFPLLMSVWKIAPALAAGNTIVFKPSEITPINPTNLIKIIEEAGVPKGVVNLVHGAGPVVGNEIASHKEIDMVSFTGGTKTGKHIMKAAADTIKKVSLELGGKSPNIIFADADFDVAVDYALFGIYCGSGQVCSAGSRILVEEGIYDQFIKRFTERAKQIKVGPGLDEETEMGPLVSKEHMEKVLSYIELGKKEGARLLFGGERLTGENLGNGYFVAPTAFADTTLEMRIVQEEIFGPVAAIQKFSGEEEAIRLANGTDYGLAGAVFTADGAKAMRVIKKLRAGITWINSYHPTYNEAPWGGYKQSGIGRSLGTFGLEEFQEIKQININMQVEETGWFKN from the coding sequence ATGTTAGAAACACGGAAAGCATCCGCAGTCAACGGTCAGCAGGTTCTTGATGTGAAGATGTATATTAACGGCAAGTGGAAGGATGCGAGCGACAACCAGACACGCGAAGTGATCAATCCGGCTACGGGGGAAGTGATTGCTTACGCGGCTGAAGGAACCATTGCCGACGCACGAGAAGCGATCTTTGCAGCGAGGGAGGCTTTTGAAAGCGGTGTCTGGTCGGATCTTCCGCCAATGGAACGTGCCGCTTATTTATATAAGATCGCCGATAAAATTGAAGAGCAAGCAGAAGAAATGGCAAAGCTGGAAACGGCGGATAACGGCAAGCCCCTGCGTGAAGCCGGATTCGATATGGGAGATGCTGCTGCCTGTTTCCGCTATTATGCCGGCATGATCACACAGCCGGATGGTCAAACCTACCACGTAGCTGATCCGATGCAAGCCATGGTTGTCAGAGAACCTATTGGCGTTTGCGGCTTAATCGTTCCCTGGAACTTTCCCTTGTTAATGAGCGTTTGGAAGATTGCTCCAGCTTTAGCAGCCGGAAACACGATCGTCTTCAAGCCGTCGGAGATCACTCCTATTAATCCGACCAACCTAATAAAAATAATCGAGGAGGCCGGAGTGCCCAAAGGGGTTGTCAATCTTGTTCACGGTGCCGGTCCGGTAGTGGGAAATGAAATCGCCTCTCATAAAGAAATCGACATGGTCTCATTTACAGGCGGTACAAAAACGGGCAAGCATATTATGAAAGCGGCGGCAGACACCATAAAGAAGGTTTCTTTAGAGCTGGGAGGCAAATCCCCTAACATCATTTTCGCAGATGCTGACTTTGATGTGGCTGTGGACTATGCGCTATTCGGCATCTATTGCGGTTCGGGTCAGGTTTGTTCGGCCGGCTCCAGAATTCTAGTGGAAGAGGGCATTTACGATCAATTTATCAAGCGTTTTACGGAGCGGGCGAAACAAATCAAAGTAGGTCCCGGATTAGACGAAGAAACTGAAATGGGTCCGCTCGTGAGCAAGGAGCATATGGAGAAAGTGCTCAGCTACATTGAACTTGGAAAGAAGGAAGGAGCCCGTCTGTTATTCGGCGGCGAGCGCTTAACAGGCGAGAACCTTGGCAATGGATACTTTGTAGCTCCAACCGCTTTTGCGGATACTACTTTAGAGATGAGAATCGTTCAAGAGGAAATTTTTGGTCCTGTAGCGGCGATCCAGAAATTCAGCGGTGAAGAGGAAGCGATCCGGCTGGCCAATGGCACCGATTACGGCTTAGCGGGAGCAGTGTTCACAGCCGATGGAGCAAAGGCTATGCGTGTCATTAAGAAGCTGCGCGCGGGTATTACATGGATCAACTCCTATCATCCAACGTACAATGAAGCGCCGTGGGGCGGCTATAAGCAGAGCGGAATCGGCCGCAGCTTGGGCACATTTGGATTAGAAGAATTTCAGGAGATTAAACAGATTAACATTAATATGCAAGTAGAAGAAACAGGATGGTTCAAAAACTAA
- a CDS encoding helix-turn-helix domain-containing protein, which yields MEIGKKIKNLRLKKGLTQEELGERTDLSKGYISQLERDLSSPSIETFFHILEVLGCSPKDFFDEVEREQKVVYGEEEQTEYKDEEKGYQIQWLVPESNEKEMEPVKIVLQKNGEFKRFEPSLAETFGYVLCGRVIVQLGSRTYFAKAGEAIYFHSSDEHQIINDFDGPSELILTVTNSYL from the coding sequence ATGGAAATTGGAAAGAAAATTAAAAACTTACGCTTAAAGAAGGGGCTAACTCAAGAGGAACTTGGGGAACGGACGGATTTAAGCAAAGGCTATATTTCGCAGCTTGAAAGGGATCTGAGCTCTCCATCCATCGAAACGTTTTTTCATATTTTGGAGGTGCTTGGCTGTTCTCCAAAAGATTTTTTTGATGAAGTGGAACGGGAACAAAAAGTCGTGTACGGCGAGGAAGAGCAAACAGAATATAAAGATGAAGAGAAAGGCTATCAAATACAGTGGCTTGTGCCGGAATCCAATGAAAAAGAGATGGAGCCAGTCAAGATCGTCTTACAGAAGAACGGCGAATTTAAAAGATTTGAGCCATCCTTAGCGGAAACGTTTGGCTATGTATTATGCGGAAGAGTGATCGTTCAGCTGGGGAGTCGGACTTATTTCGCGAAGGCGGGGGAAGCGATCTATTTTCATTCGTCCGATGAACACCAGATTATCAATGACTTTGACGGACCTTCAGAGCTGATTTTAACTGTGACGAACTCCTATTTATAA
- a CDS encoding PspA/IM30 family protein encodes MTNIIKRMISTIEAGLFEYVEEKEKKNPIAMLNQYLREAKKETEKAAKLLERQQILKQEFERELREARRLEEKRNRQAEVAAQAGEMELESFARREAEVYKERAERLQESIEAVQEQLITLEKKAEEMKHKLKDMNVRRLELMGRENVARVQHSMNKLLDDTHETARPFGRFEELEIYIDNLENKVNRRYETSLMDVRLAELERRAKQLENNTQQEQSVL; translated from the coding sequence ATGACCAATATTATTAAAAGAATGATCAGTACGATTGAAGCTGGATTATTTGAATATGTGGAAGAGAAAGAGAAAAAGAATCCAATTGCGATGTTGAATCAATACTTGCGTGAAGCAAAGAAGGAAACGGAAAAGGCTGCGAAGCTTTTAGAGCGCCAGCAAATCTTAAAGCAAGAGTTCGAGCGTGAGCTGCGCGAGGCTCGGCGTTTGGAAGAAAAGCGCAATAGACAAGCAGAGGTTGCTGCTCAGGCTGGTGAAATGGAGCTGGAGTCATTTGCCAGACGTGAAGCGGAGGTATATAAAGAACGCGCTGAACGCTTGCAAGAATCGATTGAAGCGGTTCAAGAGCAGCTGATCACCCTTGAAAAAAAAGCTGAGGAAATGAAGCATAAGCTAAAAGATATGAATGTTCGCCGCTTAGAGCTGATGGGACGCGAAAACGTGGCAAGAGTCCAGCATAGCATGAATAAATTACTGGATGACACCCATGAAACAGCTCGCCCATTTGGCCGCTTTGAAGAGCTGGAAATTTATATTGATAATTTAGAGAATAAGGTGAACCGCCGCTACGAAACTTCATTGATGGATGTTCGTCTTGCGGAGTTAGAACGCCGGGCAAAACAATTAGAAAACAACACACAGCAAGAACAAAGTGTGCTATGA
- the liaF gene encoding cell wall-active antibiotics response protein LiaF, translating into MSQLRRTDLLTIFLLAALLAILIEATLYQAEFVFPLFLGVAMIYFGRKWKNNWFGRLLFWIGLLNVFMLLLSLSSLRMVFIAGLMYIIYRLVQSKKHPAGISLTTNNLPAIEVESSQSVKHPFMKSRLFAVQSTPEHPYEWKDIHIQGGIGDITVNLSNTVLPKGTAVISIRQAAGKVKVDIPYETPVRIRYTALAGNAYMFQRFPISLWNDTFYYEDHQLAEKEGAETVVVILVSTLFGDLEVNRV; encoded by the coding sequence TTGTCACAACTGAGACGTACAGATTTGCTCACGATCTTTTTGCTTGCCGCATTATTAGCGATCTTGATTGAAGCGACTCTTTATCAAGCGGAATTTGTTTTTCCTCTCTTCTTGGGAGTAGCGATGATCTATTTTGGGAGGAAGTGGAAAAATAATTGGTTTGGCCGTCTGTTATTTTGGATTGGACTGCTGAATGTCTTTATGCTGCTTTTAAGCTTGAGCAGTTTACGGATGGTCTTTATCGCTGGATTGATGTATATCATTTACCGTTTGGTGCAATCCAAAAAACACCCTGCCGGTATTTCGCTTACAACAAACAATCTGCCTGCAATCGAAGTGGAATCTAGCCAGTCGGTCAAGCATCCTTTTATGAAAAGCCGACTGTTTGCAGTTCAATCGACACCCGAACACCCCTATGAATGGAAAGATATTCACATTCAAGGAGGGATCGGTGATATTACCGTTAACTTAAGCAATACGGTATTGCCGAAGGGAACAGCGGTTATTTCCATCAGGCAGGCTGCCGGTAAGGTAAAGGTTGATATTCCTTACGAAACGCCTGTCCGCATCCGGTACACGGCTCTAGCCGGAAACGCATATATGTTTCAGCGTTTTCCGATTTCTCTATGGAATGATACGTTTTATTACGAAGATCATCAGCTTGCTGAGAAAGAAGGGGCAGAAACGGTTGTTGTCATCCTGGTATCCACGCTATTCGGCGATTTGGAGGTGAACCGGGTGTGA